The window TTTGTGTGATCGATATCGGGTGCTGTCGGGTCGGCTGCTACCGGGTCGGCTGGGCGTCGAGCCGGGCCACCCGACGGGGTCCGGCGGTCCGCCGGAAGCTGGCGTCGAGCAGCTCGCCGATCTCCGCCCAGTCGGTGTCGTCGGCCAGGTCCACCCCGACCCAGCCGGAGCTTGCCAGGTACGCCGGCGCGTAACAGCGAGGCTCGGCCAGCAGCGCCGCCCGCTCGTCCGGTTCCACCAGCACCAGTACGGAGTGATCATGCTGCTGGTAGACGCCGTCGACCTTCACCGAGCCGCCGTAGTAGGCGAACACCTTCGTGGTGTAGAACGCCGGATGCCCGTGCGAGATCTTCTCGGCGGCGTCGGGGAAGGCCAGCGCGAGCCGGCGTAC is drawn from Micromonospora sp. Llam0 and contains these coding sequences:
- a CDS encoding MmcQ/YjbR family DNA-binding protein, with translation MPHPIMFDDADPLLAEVRRLALAFPDAAEKISHGHPAFYTTKVFAYYGGSVKVDGVYQQHDHSVLVLVEPDERAALLAEPRCYAPAYLASSGWVGVDLADDTDWAEIGELLDASFRRTAGPRRVARLDAQPTR